DNA from Lentibacillus amyloliquefaciens:
TGGTTTTGGTTTTACTTGCCGCAACTTTGATAGCTGGTATGCTCGGAGAATATATTGATGCGATTGCCATTATGATTATTGTACTTGTGAATGGATTTCTTGGCTATTTCCAAGAACAAAAAGCAGAGAATTCCCTGGCGAAACTGAAAGAAATGTCAGCACCCCAAGCAAGCGTCTTAAGAGAAGGTGAATGGCGGAAAATCCCTTCGCAGGAAGTGGCAGTCGGGGATGTTGTCAGATTAAACAGCGGCGACCGCATTCCGGCAGATGTACGGATCATTAAATCAAATAGTCTGGAAACAGAGGAGTCAGCATTAACAGGCGAATCAATCCCGGTGTTGAAACATGCGACAAGGATTTCCCGTGATAAGCTTGAAGCCCAGGATCAAGCCAACATGGCCTTCATGAGCACATTGGTGACACGCGGTTCTGCAACAGGTATTGCAGTCGGCACGGGCATGAACACAGTAATGGGTCAGATTGCTTCACTGATGGTCAAAACAGAAAAGACGACCACACCGCTTGAACATAAATTGACTGAGCTTGGAAAAGTATTGATTGCTGTTGCGTTATTACTGACGGCTCTGGTTGTATTGACAGGTGTTTATCAGGGTCATCCGGTCTATAATATGTTTCTTGCCGGCGTTTCTCTTGCGGTAGCTGCCATACCTGAAGGGCTGCCGGCAATTGTAACGGTCGCATTGTCATTGGGTGTTCAGCGAATGATCAGAAAAAAAGCGCTGGTCCGTCAATTATCGGCAGTTGAAACCTTGGGCTGTGCTTCAGTTATTTGTTCGGACAAGACAGGAACAATGACCGAAAACAAAATGACCGTCAAAGAGGTTTATCTAAACGGACATACATTACATGTCACGGGGGATGGTTACAACACAGACGGGAACGTATTTTTGAATAAAGAAAAGATTGACAGGGGTTATCCTAACCTTGAAGCCATGTTTTTATATGGGATGTTATGCAATAAAGCCTCGCTGATGGTCAGAAAGGGAAAGTATATTGTTGATGGCGATCCAACAGAAGGATCCCTGCTTGTTGCTGCAAGAAAACTTGGCCTGTCACATCAGCTTAAAGGTAATTACCGTGTGATCAAAGAATTGCCATTTGATTCAGATCGTAAGCGGATGAGTATAGTAGTTGAAGACGAAAATAAAATGCGTTTCCTAATTTCGAAGGGGGCACCGGATGTACTGCTTCCGAGGTCAAATTATATCATGAAAGAAGAAGGAAGGCAGCTGGTGCAAAAGGAAGATAAACAGGGAATCAATCAAGCGGTTGATCAGATGGCAGATAAAGCGTTACGGACGCTTGCAATTGCGATGAAGCCACTGACAAAAGATGAATCAATGAATCCGGCGTCCCTGGAAAGGGATATGACACTTATTGGCTTATACGGTATGACGGATCCGCCAAGAAAAGAAGTGAAAACAGCCATTGAGGAATCACGTGACGCCGGCATAAAATCGGTCATGATCACCGGCGATCATGAAAAAACCGCCCGGGCAATCGCAACCGAACTGAACCTGCTTCCGGAAAACGGAATGGTTCTGAATGGCTATCAGCTTAACAATATGTCAGTCCCCGATCTTCAGGAGATTATTGATCAGGTGTATGTTTTTGCCAGAGTAACACCCGAACATAAGTTGAAAATTGTAAAAGCATTTCAGGCGGAAGGGCATATTGTGGCCATGACAGGTGATGGTGTCAATGATGCGCCGGCTATTAAGGCGAGTGATATTGGAATCAGCATGGGAGAAAGCGGTACAGATGTGACGAAAGAAGCATCCTCACTCGTTTTAATGGATGATAATTTTGCCACGATCAAATCCGCCATTAACGAAGGCCGCAATATTTATGAAAATATCCGGAAATTTATCCGTTATTTACTGGCGTCAAATGTCGGCGAAATTCTGGTCATGCTGATGGCAATGCTGATGGCAATGCCATTACCGCTTGTTCCCGTACAGATATTGTGGGTTAATCTGGTAACGGACGGGCTTCCGGCTATGGCACTTGGTCTTGATCAGTCAGAAGATGACGTCATGAAAAGAGGACCGCGGCATCCAAAGGAAGGTGTTTTTGCCCGCGGGCTTGGTTTTAAAATTGTCAGCCGCGGCATTTTGATTGGTATTGCTGCTCTAGTCGCGTTTATGCTGGCTTATCAGGGAAATCCCGAGAACTTGATTTATGCCCAGACCATTGCTTTTACGACATTGGTGATTGCCCAGCTGATTCATGTTTTTGATTGCCGCAGTGAGCATTCGATTTTTTCACGCAATCCGTTTGAAAATAAATATCTGGTTATGGCGGTTGTGTCATCTGTTTTATTATTGCTGGCGGTTGTATACTGGGAACCGCTACAGCCGATATTCCATACGACGGCATTAGGTGTAATGGATTGGATGCTGGTTCTCGCCCTAAGTTTTCTTCCGAGTGTTTTCTTCGGTTTCTCAAAAAAATAATCAATAGACAGCCCTTCTGTCAGAGAAGGGTTTTTATTTTGGGAATAACTTGCTATAATGAGTGAGACTTACAATACGCAAAGAAAAAGCCTGAATCAGCAGGAAATGCTTGTATTTTGGCGTTTATTTAATCTATAATGGATTTTATAACTACATAGAATCATAGTGAGGAACGAAAATTTAAGGGGGAGCCAATTTGAGTTTACGATTGATTAATATAGGTTTCGGGAATGTTGTTTCGGCAAATCGGGTTATTTCGATTGTGTCGCCCGAATCAGCACCGATTAAACGAATTATAACGGTAGCACGTGACAATAATAAACTGGTGGATGCGACTTATGGACGGCGGACACGGGCTGTGATTATAACGGACAGTGATTACGTTGTGCTCTCGGCTGTACAGCCGGAAACAGTCGGCCAGCGTGTCATGAGTCATGAAGAAGATGCAGATGAGAACAGCTAGGAGGAAATGTTTTGATTGATGAAAAAGGCATATTATTCATTTTATCCGGGCCCTCAGGCGTTGGCAAAGGCACCGTGAGAAAAGAGCTTTTTAATCGTGCAAACGACCTGGCTTATTCAATTTCAATGACGACAAGGGAAAAACGTTCCGGAGAAGCAGAAGGCGTTGATTATTTTTATAAGACAAATGAAGAATTTGAGCGTATGATTGAAGCGGGTCAGCTTTTGGAATATGCCCGTTTTGTCAATAATTATTACGGAACACCCCGGAAGTACGTGGAGGATACACTTGCTGAAGGCAAAGATGTATTTCTTGAGATTGAAGTGCAGGGTGCTATGCAGGTGAAAAACAATTTTCCGGAGGGCGTTTTTATCTTTTTATTTCCGCCCAGCCTGGAAGAATTAAAAAACCGTATCGTTGACAGGGGCACGGAATCACAGGATTTAGTGCTAAAACGGCTGAAAGAGGCGCAGAACGAAATTGACATGATGGATGCTTATGATTATGTTGTTGTCAATGATGATGTCAATTATGCCGTTACCAAGATTCAATCAATCATTCAAAGTGAACATTGCAGACGCGATCGTATTGCGAGCCAATACAAACAATTATTGAAGGAGGAATAGTATGTCCATGCTGGAACCGTCAATTGACGACCTGCAAACAAAAATTAAATCGAAGTATACGCTTGTCACAATAGCTGCTAAAAGAGCACGTCAAATCAGAGAAGAAGATAAAAAAGTTCTGGTTGACGACCCGAAATCAAACAAATATGTCGGGCTTGCGCTTGAAGAGATTATGGCCGACAAGCTGCATGTGAAAAATGATAGTAATTAAACCTGATGACCCTCGCCCCTTCTTTGTTCGCGAGGGTCTGATTTTTAGATAATACATGAGCGGTAAAAACTATATTAAATCTGGGGGATGGCATATGATTCAGAATAAAAACATACTACTCGGCGTTTCAGGTGGGATAGCTGCCTATAAGGCATGTGCTCTAACAAGCAAATTAACTCAAGAAGGCGCTGATGTGAAAGTAATCATGACAGAGAATGCTGCGCGATTCGTTTCCCCGCTGACATTTCAGGCGCTGTCACGAAACCCGGTACATATTGATACATTTGATGAGAAAGATCCTGCCAAAGTCGCTCACATTGATCTGGCT
Protein-coding regions in this window:
- a CDS encoding cation-translocating P-type ATPase; its protein translation is MKWYQMDTDVVEQKLHVSSKQGLTEKQVDERRKQYGLNQLESAKNTSGWLVFLKQFQDFMVLVLLAATLIAGMLGEYIDAIAIMIIVLVNGFLGYFQEQKAENSLAKLKEMSAPQASVLREGEWRKIPSQEVAVGDVVRLNSGDRIPADVRIIKSNSLETEESALTGESIPVLKHATRISRDKLEAQDQANMAFMSTLVTRGSATGIAVGTGMNTVMGQIASLMVKTEKTTTPLEHKLTELGKVLIAVALLLTALVVLTGVYQGHPVYNMFLAGVSLAVAAIPEGLPAIVTVALSLGVQRMIRKKALVRQLSAVETLGCASVICSDKTGTMTENKMTVKEVYLNGHTLHVTGDGYNTDGNVFLNKEKIDRGYPNLEAMFLYGMLCNKASLMVRKGKYIVDGDPTEGSLLVAARKLGLSHQLKGNYRVIKELPFDSDRKRMSIVVEDENKMRFLISKGAPDVLLPRSNYIMKEEGRQLVQKEDKQGINQAVDQMADKALRTLAIAMKPLTKDESMNPASLERDMTLIGLYGMTDPPRKEVKTAIEESRDAGIKSVMITGDHEKTARAIATELNLLPENGMVLNGYQLNNMSVPDLQEIIDQVYVFARVTPEHKLKIVKAFQAEGHIVAMTGDGVNDAPAIKASDIGISMGESGTDVTKEASSLVLMDDNFATIKSAINEGRNIYENIRKFIRYLLASNVGEILVMLMAMLMAMPLPLVPVQILWVNLVTDGLPAMALGLDQSEDDVMKRGPRHPKEGVFARGLGFKIVSRGILIGIAALVAFMLAYQGNPENLIYAQTIAFTTLVIAQLIHVFDCRSEHSIFSRNPFENKYLVMAVVSSVLLLLAVVYWEPLQPIFHTTALGVMDWMLVLALSFLPSVFFGFSKK
- the remA gene encoding extracellular matrix/biofilm regulator RemA, producing MSLRLINIGFGNVVSANRVISIVSPESAPIKRIITVARDNNKLVDATYGRRTRAVIITDSDYVVLSAVQPETVGQRVMSHEEDADENS
- the gmk gene encoding guanylate kinase; translated protein: MIDEKGILFILSGPSGVGKGTVRKELFNRANDLAYSISMTTREKRSGEAEGVDYFYKTNEEFERMIEAGQLLEYARFVNNYYGTPRKYVEDTLAEGKDVFLEIEVQGAMQVKNNFPEGVFIFLFPPSLEELKNRIVDRGTESQDLVLKRLKEAQNEIDMMDAYDYVVVNDDVNYAVTKIQSIIQSEHCRRDRIASQYKQLLKEE
- the rpoZ gene encoding DNA-directed RNA polymerase subunit omega; translated protein: MLEPSIDDLQTKIKSKYTLVTIAAKRARQIREEDKKVLVDDPKSNKYVGLALEEIMADKLHVKNDSN